Below is a window of Garra rufa chromosome 24, GarRuf1.0, whole genome shotgun sequence DNA.
acaggaggaaatttacaaaatatcttcatggaacatgatctttacttaatatatattaataatatttttggcataaaagaaaaatttataattttgacccaaacaatgtatttttagctattgctacaaatatacctgtgctacttaagactggttttgtggtccagggtcacatattatttatgAAAAGTaaacagtgtttttaaacttttgattatAAATTCCGTACCTGAAATTTGttcagttgtatttatttatactactgctaattgatttgtttgttccaTTTTATTACTGACTATTTACTTCTATTAGTctatttgtttttgctgtggtattttttgttaaaaccaCAGGCTAAAGTTCTTAAGTGTAAAAAGATGTAAAAGAAGTGTAAAAGTGCCTAGATGTTTTGTAAGCTGCTTGCTCGTTATTCAGCTGCAACACAACACTTTGTAAAAAGACAGAACTAGCAtgtttgacatctaaatgtttcattttttcagatttttgaaATCAAAACTAGAAATTGATAAGAATCGAAATCGATAagcagaatcggaatcgataaaatttgaacgatacccaaccctacacGGATACCCATTGAAATGAGGATTTTGCCCACGAAAATTCGCCAAACAGCAGTAAATGTAACCACACCTTTAGCTGAAGCTAACATTCCTAACTCCATCCGAGTTAGTCACGCCGTCTGTTAATATGTCCGCAAAGCATAATGGTGAAtggaagaagaggaagaaatgaaaacaaaaggAGTCTAAAAAAATAAAGCTTTGTTAAATCTCTGCATTATAGTCTTTTTTCTGCTTTTGGTTCTACCTTTAGCTTGAATACAATGGATCTCAGAGAATGAAAACATTGAAGCACTATGTACAGGTGCCACCGACGGTGGAACAAAAGTCAGTCGTTCAGTCCGTTGATTGATAGCTACAGGCTTACATCATTCCTGATGGCTGGACAGAATAGGCTGCCTGCAGATGGGGCAGGTGTTGTTTTCAGATAGCCAGCGGTCAATGCAGTGGATGTGGAACTCGTGGGCGCAGGGCAAGCGGCGCAGCTTGTTGCCCTGAGCGTACTCGTTGATGCAGACGCTGCAAGCGCGGCCCAGCTCGCCCTCCAGGTTAACCTGACCATAAGTGCGTGTGACCAGATTGTCGATCTGTTCTTTGGTGAGGCCCCTCGGGTGCTCCTCGTCTTCATCTTCATTGAGAAGGAAAAAGTGCGCCAGCCTTAAGATGGGCAACGTTCCGTTTTCCACCAAGCTATTAGTGTCTCTGCTGCTAGGTCGTCCCTCCGTCCCAGTCCTGCTCACCCGCACTTGTCCTTCCTCCTCACCAGGCACTAAACCTTCTCGTGCCGATTCCACTCCGCCGTGGGCTACTCCACCCTCTCCACTAGCAACGCGGTACGCCTGGGCTCCACCAGGAGAAGCAGAGTCCTGGTTGGGCGTGGTGGTCTCTGAATCCGCTTCCGTCTCCATAAGAGAGCTGAGCTCACCAAAACCGGTCATGATCTGCCGGAGGATAGATCTTAGCGCCATAGAGCTAGGCTCGCCAAGGCCCGTTTCAGAAATGCGCCGTAGCGGGATGCGTATAGTGCTGACGTAAGTGCGGATTCCCGCACGCTCTGAGCGTGAAATGGTGCGCCGAAAGCCGCCGCTGTCGCTCTCGAAGGTGACCGTGTTCTCGGCAGCCCGAGCGCGAGAGCGAGTGCGACTGGCAATGCTGTCCCTATCGCGGTTCTCGCCCGGCCTGATGCGCCGCACCTGGAGGTCCAGCATGATCGTAGGGTGGCGCCTCACACCTCCGGCACCTGACACCGGCGTCTCCCCCTCTTCCTCACCAGCCTCCGGAGGATCCGTAGGAGCTGCTGGCTCTACAACGGCCTCGCCCATCTCCATTGCAACTGCTGTACTTCCAGTGGACTCCACTGGAGCGGCGCTGCCGCTGTGGGTGGGGCTTACACTGGAGGCAGGGTTTCGATCCAGAGGGGAGCGGCTACGTCTCGAAGAGCGAGACAAAACCCCACCTGCTCCTGCTGCCCGCCGCACGCGACCACGTGAACGAGTCCTGCTGTTTCGTGGCTCGCGGGCGGCTGGCGCCACCTGGGGGCTGGACTGAGGCAGAGCGGTAGGGCAGTCCGGGCCTTCATTTCCATTCTGCCCCTCCCCTGCGTTAACTGAGGAGGTTGTGACCTGTATTTGACCCCTTATGGCACCACCATCCTGCTCTTGTGACTGAAAAGCAAGTGGTGCCTGTGGAGGAGGAGAGCTTGGCAAAGAAGGCATGTTCCTCCGCAGAGGTGTGGGAGGAGCCTGTGAGGTCAGAGGCGGTGTTACAGGCGGAGCCGTGCTACTGCGAGTGCGGCGCACCGCGGCCCTCCTTCCCAGGGTGGGCCTGGCCGTAGAATACGGCGAGGGGTGTTGAAGGGAGTAAGGTGCAGACCTTGAGGGGTTGTAAGGGGTCGTGGGTGAAGAGGCAGATGATGACACtgggggaggaggaggaggaggtggaggaggaggaggcatTGGAAGTTCGGTTGGGTCAGGGGTGTCGCTGTGTTCTCCAGGCTCGGGTTGCTCGTGGTTGATGTTGATCTCAAGACTGAAGCGGAACTCGCCGCTGTTGGGGTTGGTGCGGCTGACGGCACGCCATGTTTGGTTTCCGCTCTGGCCGCTGCGCGTAGCATTTCCTGTGCGCCGGAAAGTGTTCAGCCATTCCAACAGGGAGTCTCCATTAGACGTCTCTGCACCTGGTTCGACTGCACCTGGAATAGAAAATTTTCTTATCAGTATTGATGAATAAAAGGGCAAGTAATTAAACTATTTTCATTCGTTTGGTTTGTTTCAACTTGCACAACCTAATTTGATTCCTTGACTaaatttatttaacaaggatgcattgaattgtcttcctttaaaaatattttaaaaaattgtacCAGATTACACTAGTTTACTTCCATAAGAATCACAAACGTAGCCTGACAACAACAAAGTTGTTggggtcatgacatgagaaatctaatttgccttgatcttttggcatataagaggtttttgtaccattaaaacatc
It encodes the following:
- the rnf6 gene encoding E3 ubiquitin-protein ligase RNF6; this encodes MDPPGGRDERHRQAERLRREEAYYHFINELSEEEYRLMRDSNLLGTPGEVTAEELRQRLDGAKERVSSQPRPETRPQSSEAEGSSGAVEPGAETSNGDSLLEWLNTFRRTGNATRSGQSGNQTWRAVSRTNPNSGEFRFSLEININHEQPEPGEHSDTPDPTELPMPPPPPPPPPPPPVSSSASSPTTPYNPSRSAPYSLQHPSPYSTARPTLGRRAAVRRTRSSTAPPVTPPLTSQAPPTPLRRNMPSLPSSPPPQAPLAFQSQEQDGGAIRGQIQVTTSSVNAGEGQNGNEGPDCPTALPQSSPQVAPAAREPRNSRTRSRGRVRRAAGAGGVLSRSSRRSRSPLDRNPASSVSPTHSGSAAPVESTGSTAVAMEMGEAVVEPAAPTDPPEAGEEEGETPVSGAGGVRRHPTIMLDLQVRRIRPGENRDRDSIASRTRSRARAAENTVTFESDSGGFRRTISRSERAGIRTYVSTIRIPLRRISETGLGEPSSMALRSILRQIMTGFGELSSLMETEADSETTTPNQDSASPGGAQAYRVASGEGGVAHGGVESAREGLVPGEEEGQVRVSRTGTEGRPSSRDTNSLVENGTLPILRLAHFFLLNEDEDEEHPRGLTKEQIDNLVTRTYGQVNLEGELGRACSVCINEYAQGNKLRRLPCAHEFHIHCIDRWLSENNTCPICRQPILSSHQE